The following are encoded in a window of Phaseolus vulgaris cultivar G19833 chromosome 3, P. vulgaris v2.0, whole genome shotgun sequence genomic DNA:
- the LOC137806263 gene encoding pentatricopeptide repeat-containing protein At1g22960, mitochondrial isoform X2 — protein sequence MSLHFRASKPFLTLKLRFLLPLPSSFSFCTYDAVVNNNRSVVLFRAAVAEPELLVRVLNTVRDRPVAALRFFRWAERQTGFKRSELAYAVILDILARNGLMRSAYCIMEKEVVRMGGGLVDVLADGGVSSSEVCVKLLDLLLWIYAKKSMVGMCWLVFYKMVGKGLLPDVKNCNRVLRLLKDTNVAREVYNVMVECGMRPTTVTYNTMLDYFCKQGQVQQARQLLLQMQRMGCSANELSYNILVNGLSHEGELEQAEELIEEMLRLGLKVSAYTYDPLIRGYCEKRLLDKASSLGEEMLSRGAVPTVATFNTIMYGLCKWGRVSDARQLLDVMVNKNLMPDLISFNTLIYGYSRFGDLDVARRIKDEMIKHGPNPDVFTYTILVRGFCKTGNLPMAKELFDEMLHRGVQPDRFAYITRIVGELKLGDPSKAFGMQEEMLSKGFPPDLITYNVFIDGLHKLGNLKEASKLMQKMLYNGIVPDHVTYTSIIHAHLMAGDLRKARVVFYEMLSKGIFPSVVTYTVLIHSYAVRGRLEVAILHFIEMLEKGVYPNVITYNALINGLCKVRKMDQAYHFFVEMQAKGISPNKYTYTILINENCNLGHWQEALRLYKDMLDREIQPDSCTHSALLKHLNKDYELHAVWRLENVIGGCE from the exons ATGAGCCTCCATTTTAGAGCCTCAAAACCCTTCTTAACCCTCAAACTGCGCTTCCTCTTGCCCTTGCCGTCTTCCTTTTCCTTCTGCACATACGACGCCGTTGTGAACAACAACCGCTCGGTGGTGCTTTTCCGTGCCGCGGTTGCTGAACCGGAGTTGCTGGTCCGGGTTCTTAACACGGTTAGAGACCGGCCCGTGGCGGCTCTCCGGTTCTTTCGATGGGCCGAGCGTCAAACCGGGTTCAAGCGATCTGAATTGGCGTATGCCGTTATTCTGGACATTCTGGCGCGGAACGGCTTGATGCGGTCTGCTTATTGCATCATGGAGAAGGAGGTCGTTAGAATGGGCGGCGGTCTGGTGGATGTATTGGCTGACGGCGGGGTTTCGTCTTCCGAGGTATGTGTTAAGCTTCTGGATTTGTTGCTTTGGATTTACGCGAAAAAGTCGATGGTTGGGATGTGCTGGTTGGTGTTTTATAAGATGGTTGGTAAGGGGTTGTTGCCCGATGTGAAGAATTGCAATAgggttctgagattgcttaaggaTACCAACGTGGCAAGGGAGGTTTATAATGTGATGGTGGAGTGTGGAATGAGGCCTACAACTGTTACGTATAATACAATGTTGGATTACTTTTGCAAGCAAGGGCAGGTTCAGCAAGCTCGGCAGCTTTTGCTTCAGATGCAGAGGATGGGGTGTTCGGCCAACGAATTGAGTTATAATATTTTGGTCAATGGTTTATCTCACGAGGGGGAGTTGGAGCAGGCTGAGGAACTGATAGAGGAGATGCTGAGATTGGGACTCAAGGTTTCGGCTTACACTTATGACCCCTTGATTCGTGGCTACTGTGAGAAAAGGCTGCTTGATAAAGCCTCGAGTCTTGGAGAGGAAATGTTGAGTAGAGGAGCTGTGCCTACAGTGGCAACATTCAATACAATCATGTATGGGCTTTGTAAGTGGGGAAGAGTGAGTGATGCTAGGCAGTTGTTAGATGTAATGGTAAATAAGAATCTGATGCCGGACTTGATTTCATTCAACACTCTAATTTACGGTTACAGCAG ATTTGGGGACTTGGATGTTGCCAGGCGGATAAAAGATGAAATGATCAAACATGGGCCTAATCCTGATGTATTTACTTATACAATTCTTGTTAGAGGATTTTGCAAGACGGGGAACTTGCCAATGGCTAAGGAATTATTTGATGAGATGCTGCATAGAGGAGTGCAGCCAGATCGTTTTGCATACATAACTCGAATAGTAGGTGAGCTAAAGCTTGGTGACCCATCTAAGGCTTTTGGTATGCAGGAAGAAATGCTATCCAAAGGCTTTCCTCCTGATTTGATTACTTATAATGTCTTTATTGATGGGCTCCACAAGTTGGGAAATTTGAAAGAAGCAAGTAAACTTATGCAGAAAATGCTCTACAATGGAATCGTTCCAGATCATGTAACCTATACTAGCATCATCCACGCTCACTTGATGGCTGGGGATCTTAGGAAGGCTAGAGTGGTGTTCTATGAGATGTTGAGCAAAGGGATATTTCCATCAGTTGTCACTTACACAGTTCTAATTCATTCATATGCAGTTAGGGGAAGGCTGGAAGTAGCTATTTTGCACTTCATTGAGATGCTAGAGAAGGGTGTCTATCCAAATGTGATCACCTACAATGCTTTAATCAATGGCCTTTGCAAGGTGAGAAAGATGGACCAGGCATACCATTTTTTTGTAGAAATGCAAGCAAAGGGCATTTCTCCAAATAAGTATACTTACACCATTTTAATAAATGAGAACTGTAACTTAGGCCATTGGCAGGAAGCTTTGAGATTGTATAAGGATATGCTAGATAGAGAAATTCAGCCTGATTCATGCACACATAGTGCTCTGTTGAAGCATCTAAACAAAGACTATGAATTGCATGCAGTTTGGCGTCTTGAGAATGTTATTGGAGGCTGTGAATGA
- the LOC137806262 gene encoding serine/threonine-protein phosphatase 2A 65 kDa regulatory subunit A beta isoform-like, with the protein MSMVDEPLYPIAVLIDELKNDDIQLRLNSIRKLSTIARALGEERTRRELIPFLGENNDDDDEVLLAMAEELGVFVPFVGGVEHAHVLLPPLETLCTVEETCVRDKAVESLCRIGSQMRESDLVEYFIPLVKRLAAGEWFTARVSSCGLFHIAYPSAPEMSKTELRSIYNLLCQDDMPMVRRSAASNLGKFAATVEYIHLKADTMSIFEDLTKDDQDSVRLLAVEGCAALGKLLEPQDCVTHILPVIVNFSQDKSWRVRYMVANQLYELCEAVGPEPTRTELVPSYVRLLRDNEAEVRIAAAGKVTKFCRILNPDLSIQHILPCVKELSSDSSQHVRSALASVIMGMAPVLGKDATIEQLLPIFLSLLKDEFPDVRLNIISKLDQVNQVIGIDLLSQSLLPAIVELAEDRHWRVRLAIIEYIPLLASQLGVGFFDDKLGALCMQWLQDKVHSIREAAANNLKRLAEEFGPEWAMQHIIPQVVDMITNPHYLYRMTILHSISLLAPVMGPEITCSKLLPVVITASKDRVPNIKFNVAKVLESIFPIVDQSVVEKSIRPSLVELSEDPDVDVRFFSNQALQAIDHVMMSS; encoded by the exons atgtcCATGGTTGATGAGCCGCTATATCCCATAGCTGTGCTTATAGATGAACTGAAAAATGATGACATTCAGCTGCGGTTGAACTCGATTAGGAAACTATCTACGATTGCCCGGGCTCTTGGGGAGGAGCGAACGCGTAGGGAGTTGATACCCTTTTTGGGTGagaataatgatgatgatgatgaggtaCTTCTTGCAATGGCGGAAGAGTTGGGGGTGTTTGTTCCTTTTGTCGGGGGAGTGGAACATGCTCATGTGTTGCTCCCACCTTTGGAGACGCTTTGCACTGTTGAGGAAACTTGTGTGAGAGATAAAGCTGTGGAATCACTTTGTAGGATTGGATCACAAATGAGGGAAAGTGACTTGGTTGAGTATTTCATTCCTTTGGTGAAG aGGTTGGCAGCAGGTGAATGGTTCACTGCTCGAGTGTCTTCATGTGGTCTATTTCACATTGCTTACCCTAGTGCACCGGAAATGTCAAAGACAGAATTGAGATCAATATATAATCTGTTGTGTCAAGATGACATGCCTATGGTTAGAAGATCTGCTGCTTCAAATCTTGGGAAGTTTGCTGCAACTGTTGAATACATTCATTTGAAGGCTGACACTATGTCAATTTTTGAGGATCTCACTAAGGATG ATCAAGACTCTGTTAGATTGTTGGCTGTGGAGGGTTGTGCTGCACTCGGGAAGCTGCTGGAGCCACAAGATTGTGTTACACATATACTACCGGTTATTGTCAACTTCTCACAG GATAAGTCATGGCGTGTGCGATACATGGTTGCAAATCAATTATATGAGCTTTGTGAAGCTGTAGGCCCTGAACCTACCAG AACGGAATTGGTCCCTTCCTATGTGCGGTTGCTTCGAGACAATGAAGCTGAAGTACGGATTGCAGCTGCCGGGAAAGTGACCAAGTTTTGCAGGATTTTAAATCCAGATCTTTCAATTCAGCATATTCTTCCTTGTGTGAAG GAATTGTCATCGGATTCTTCACAGCATGTTCGATCTGCTTTGGCTTCAGTGATAATGGGAATGGCTCCAGTGTTAGGAAAG GATGCAACAATTGAGCAACTTCTTCCTATTTTCCTTTCCCTTTTGAAGGACGAGTTTCCTGATGTGCGCCTAAATATCATCAGCAAGCTGGATCAAGTGAATCAG GTCATTGGAATTGATTTATTATCTCAATCTTTGTTACCAGCCATTGTTGAGCTTGCTGAGGATAGGCATTGGAGAGTTCGACTTGCAATAATAGAATATATACCCTTATTGGCAAGTCAATTGGGTGTTGGGTTTTTTGATGACAAGCTTGGTGCTCTTTGCATGCAGTGGTTACAGGACAAG GTTCATTCAATCCGTGAGGCAGCTGCTAACAACTTGAAGCGCCTAGCTGAAGAATTTGGTCCTGAGTGGGCTATGCAACACATAATTCCACAG GTTGTGGATATGATTACTAATCCACATTATTTGTACCGAATGACCATACTTCATTCCATCTCTCTGCTTGCTCCTGTTATGGGACCTGAAATCACTTGTTCAAAATTATTGCCTGTTGTTATTACTGCATCTAAAGACAG aGTCCCCAACATTAAGTTCAATGTGGCAAAGGTCTTGGAGTCAATCTTCCCCATAGTGGATCAATCT GTTGTGGAAAAGTCTATCCGACCTAGTCTGGTTGAGCTCAGTGAGGATCCCGATGTTGATGTAAGATTTTTTTCTAATCAAGCACTTCAGGCTATTGATCATGTCATGATGTCTAGCTAG
- the LOC137806261 gene encoding uncharacterized protein, with protein MEAQFDDDTFYAEIRRQILQLTSEDEDLLVGKPFNKAGVAGSTRLAYNNTPPLANHFCSWEAQSSGSPDLPVNLWKSGRGTGVFIPQVVTGKKDQRPGTINGRKQIYKPVANKY; from the exons ATGGAGGCACAGTTTGATGATGATACTTTCTATGCTGAGATTAGGAGGCAGATTCTGCAATTGACATCAGAAGATGAAGATTTATTagttggaaaacctttcaacaAAGCTGGTGTTGCTGGTTCAACAAGGCTAGCATATAACAACACACCACCACTTGCAAACCACTTTTGCTCATGGGAAGCTCAAAGCTCTGGTTCACCTGATTTGCCTGTGAATTTGTGGAAGAGTGGAAGAGGTACTGGGGTGTTCATTCCTCAAGTTGTGACTGGTAAAAAGGATCAGAGACCAG GAACAATTAATGGCAGAAAGCAAATATATAAACCAGTGGCAAATAAGTATTGA
- the LOC137806259 gene encoding transcription factor TGA2.2-like isoform X1: MKNMQGFKTAQPSSQLYCHSSFLLRGNDANRNPTTGLCDLGDLHHSSAVFHQEDGVDLGSSSMYSVKSNNVVGGSNMQYGTLSTNVGSSEIGSSGGGCMDTGLQLMYHKGVVMPTLPLGNGHVDNWADSGIADNSQHTDDTSTDIDTDDRIQCNRVKNGSRMVMHSKDKTKVKPEDQKTLRRLAQNREAAKKSRLRKKAYVQQLENSRVKLVQLEQELQQARQQGICIAAEGDQGRLAVGNGALAFDMDYAHWVDEHQRLLNDLRLAINSQMSDDELHILVEGVMEHYNDLFRLKRIGAKADIFHILYGMWKSPVERRFMWLGGFRSSELLKIIMNHLEPLTEQQLFGICTLQKSSLQSEDALNQGMEALQQYLVETLSSTSLGPTGCGNVADYMGQMALAMGKLGELEGLLHQADLLKQHTLQRLQQILTTRQTARALLVQNDFISRLRALSSLWLARPRE, from the exons ATGAAAAATATGCAAGGCTTCAAGACAGCACAACCAAGTTCACAACTCTACTGCCACTCTTCGTTTTTGCTTCG GGGAAATGACGCCAACCGGAACCCAACCACCGGGTTGTGTGATCTTGGGGACCTTCACCATTCCTCTGCCGTTTTTCATCAAGAAGATGGGGTTGATTTAGGCTCAA GTTCAATGTACAGTGTGAAGTCAAACAATGTTGTTGGTGGCAGTAACATGCAATATGGGACATTGAGCACg AATGTTGGGTCTTCGGAGATTGGTTCAAGTGGGGGAGGGTGCATGGATACAGGGCTTCAACTGATGTACCACAAAGGAGTAGTTATGCCAACCTTGCCTTTGGGGAATGGTCATGTTGACAATTGGGCTGATTCAGGCATAGCGGATAATAGCCAGCATACTGATGATACTTCCACAGATATTGACACTGATGATAGAATCCAA TGCAATAGAGTTAAGAATGGTTCGCGTATGGTTATGCACTCCAAGGATAAGACAAAGGTCAAACCTGAAGATCAGAAG ACCCTTCGTAGACTGGCTCAGAATCGGGAGGCTGCAAAGAAGAGTCGGTTAAGGAAAAAG GCATATGTACAGCAATTGGAGAACAGCCGAGTCAAGCTTGTTCAATTAGAGCAAGAACTTCAACAAGCACGTCAGCAG GGTATATGTATTGCGGCTGAAGGGGATCAGGGTCGTTTGGCTGTTGGAAATG GTGCCTTAGCATTTGACATGGACTATGCTCACTGGGTGGATGAACACCAACGTCTGCTCAATGATCTAAGATTGGCTATAAATTCTCAAATGAGTGATGATGAGTTACATATCCTTGTTGAAGGTGTCATGGAACATTATAATGACTTATTTAGGTTAAAGAGAATAGGAGCAAAGGCTGATATATTTCACATACTTTATGGAATGTGGAAAAGTCCAGTAGAAAGACGTTTTATGTGGCTTGGTGGATTCCGTTCATCTGAACTACTCAAG ATCATCATGAACCACCTTGAGCCATTGACAGAGCAACAGTTGTTCGGCATTTGTACTTTGCAAAAATCTTCTCTCCAGTCTGAGGATGCTTTAAATCAAGGCATGGAAGCATTGCAGCAATATCTTGTAGAAACACTTTCCTCCACCTCCCTAGGACCCACTGGTTGTGGAAATGTTGCTGATTACATGGGCCAAATGGCTCTTGCAATGGGCAAGCTTGGTGAACTGGAGGGTCTCCTTCATCAG GCTGATCTCTTGAAGCAACATACTCTTCAACGGTTGCAACAAATTTTGACGACACGACAAACTGCCCGAGCACTCCTTGTCCAAAATGATTTCATTTCAAGACTAAGAGCACTTAGTTCATTATGGTTGGCACGCCCTAGAGAATAG
- the LOC137806263 gene encoding pentatricopeptide repeat-containing protein At1g22960, mitochondrial isoform X1, with protein sequence MSLHFRASKPFLTLKLRFLLPLPSSFSFCTYDAVVNNNRSVVLFRAAVAEPELLVRVLNTVRDRPVAALRFFRWAERQTGFKRSELAYAVILDILARNGLMRSAYCIMEKEVVRMGGGLVDVLADGGVSSSEVCVKLLDLLLWIYAKKSMVGMCWLVFYKMVGKGLLPDVKNCNRVLRLLKDTNVAREVYNVMVECGMRPTTVTYNTMLDYFCKQGQVQQARQLLLQMQRMGCSANELSYNILVNGLSHEGELEQAEELIEEMLRLGLKVSAYTYDPLIRGYCEKRLLDKASSLGEEMLSRGAVPTVATFNTIMYGLCKWGRVSDARQLLDVMVNKNLMPDLISFNTLIYGYSRLGNLGEAFLLFVELRYRSLVPSVVTYNTLIDGLCRFGDLDVARRIKDEMIKHGPNPDVFTYTILVRGFCKTGNLPMAKELFDEMLHRGVQPDRFAYITRIVGELKLGDPSKAFGMQEEMLSKGFPPDLITYNVFIDGLHKLGNLKEASKLMQKMLYNGIVPDHVTYTSIIHAHLMAGDLRKARVVFYEMLSKGIFPSVVTYTVLIHSYAVRGRLEVAILHFIEMLEKGVYPNVITYNALINGLCKVRKMDQAYHFFVEMQAKGISPNKYTYTILINENCNLGHWQEALRLYKDMLDREIQPDSCTHSALLKHLNKDYELHAVWRLENVIGGCE encoded by the coding sequence ATGAGCCTCCATTTTAGAGCCTCAAAACCCTTCTTAACCCTCAAACTGCGCTTCCTCTTGCCCTTGCCGTCTTCCTTTTCCTTCTGCACATACGACGCCGTTGTGAACAACAACCGCTCGGTGGTGCTTTTCCGTGCCGCGGTTGCTGAACCGGAGTTGCTGGTCCGGGTTCTTAACACGGTTAGAGACCGGCCCGTGGCGGCTCTCCGGTTCTTTCGATGGGCCGAGCGTCAAACCGGGTTCAAGCGATCTGAATTGGCGTATGCCGTTATTCTGGACATTCTGGCGCGGAACGGCTTGATGCGGTCTGCTTATTGCATCATGGAGAAGGAGGTCGTTAGAATGGGCGGCGGTCTGGTGGATGTATTGGCTGACGGCGGGGTTTCGTCTTCCGAGGTATGTGTTAAGCTTCTGGATTTGTTGCTTTGGATTTACGCGAAAAAGTCGATGGTTGGGATGTGCTGGTTGGTGTTTTATAAGATGGTTGGTAAGGGGTTGTTGCCCGATGTGAAGAATTGCAATAgggttctgagattgcttaaggaTACCAACGTGGCAAGGGAGGTTTATAATGTGATGGTGGAGTGTGGAATGAGGCCTACAACTGTTACGTATAATACAATGTTGGATTACTTTTGCAAGCAAGGGCAGGTTCAGCAAGCTCGGCAGCTTTTGCTTCAGATGCAGAGGATGGGGTGTTCGGCCAACGAATTGAGTTATAATATTTTGGTCAATGGTTTATCTCACGAGGGGGAGTTGGAGCAGGCTGAGGAACTGATAGAGGAGATGCTGAGATTGGGACTCAAGGTTTCGGCTTACACTTATGACCCCTTGATTCGTGGCTACTGTGAGAAAAGGCTGCTTGATAAAGCCTCGAGTCTTGGAGAGGAAATGTTGAGTAGAGGAGCTGTGCCTACAGTGGCAACATTCAATACAATCATGTATGGGCTTTGTAAGTGGGGAAGAGTGAGTGATGCTAGGCAGTTGTTAGATGTAATGGTAAATAAGAATCTGATGCCGGACTTGATTTCATTCAACACTCTAATTTACGGTTACAGCAGGTTGGGAAATTTAGGGGAGGCTTTTCTCTTATTTGTCGAGTTAAGATACAGAAGTCTAGTTCCCAGTGTCGTGACCTATAATACGCTTATTGATGGTCTTTGCAGATTTGGGGACTTGGATGTTGCCAGGCGGATAAAAGATGAAATGATCAAACATGGGCCTAATCCTGATGTATTTACTTATACAATTCTTGTTAGAGGATTTTGCAAGACGGGGAACTTGCCAATGGCTAAGGAATTATTTGATGAGATGCTGCATAGAGGAGTGCAGCCAGATCGTTTTGCATACATAACTCGAATAGTAGGTGAGCTAAAGCTTGGTGACCCATCTAAGGCTTTTGGTATGCAGGAAGAAATGCTATCCAAAGGCTTTCCTCCTGATTTGATTACTTATAATGTCTTTATTGATGGGCTCCACAAGTTGGGAAATTTGAAAGAAGCAAGTAAACTTATGCAGAAAATGCTCTACAATGGAATCGTTCCAGATCATGTAACCTATACTAGCATCATCCACGCTCACTTGATGGCTGGGGATCTTAGGAAGGCTAGAGTGGTGTTCTATGAGATGTTGAGCAAAGGGATATTTCCATCAGTTGTCACTTACACAGTTCTAATTCATTCATATGCAGTTAGGGGAAGGCTGGAAGTAGCTATTTTGCACTTCATTGAGATGCTAGAGAAGGGTGTCTATCCAAATGTGATCACCTACAATGCTTTAATCAATGGCCTTTGCAAGGTGAGAAAGATGGACCAGGCATACCATTTTTTTGTAGAAATGCAAGCAAAGGGCATTTCTCCAAATAAGTATACTTACACCATTTTAATAAATGAGAACTGTAACTTAGGCCATTGGCAGGAAGCTTTGAGATTGTATAAGGATATGCTAGATAGAGAAATTCAGCCTGATTCATGCACACATAGTGCTCTGTTGAAGCATCTAAACAAAGACTATGAATTGCATGCAGTTTGGCGTCTTGAGAATGTTATTGGAGGCTGTGAATGA
- the LOC137806259 gene encoding transcription factor TGA2.2-like isoform X2, whose protein sequence is MKNMQGFKTAQPSSQLYCHSSFLLRGNDANRNPTTGLCDLGDLHHSSAVFHQEDGVDLGSSSMYSVKSNNVVGGSNMQYGTLSTNVGSSEIGSSGGGCMDTGLQLMYHKGVVMPTLPLGNGHVDNWADSGIADNSQHTDDTSTDIDTDDRIQCNRVKNGSRMVMHSKDKTKVKPEDQKTLRRLAQNREAAKKSRLRKKGICIAAEGDQGRLAVGNGALAFDMDYAHWVDEHQRLLNDLRLAINSQMSDDELHILVEGVMEHYNDLFRLKRIGAKADIFHILYGMWKSPVERRFMWLGGFRSSELLKIIMNHLEPLTEQQLFGICTLQKSSLQSEDALNQGMEALQQYLVETLSSTSLGPTGCGNVADYMGQMALAMGKLGELEGLLHQADLLKQHTLQRLQQILTTRQTARALLVQNDFISRLRALSSLWLARPRE, encoded by the exons ATGAAAAATATGCAAGGCTTCAAGACAGCACAACCAAGTTCACAACTCTACTGCCACTCTTCGTTTTTGCTTCG GGGAAATGACGCCAACCGGAACCCAACCACCGGGTTGTGTGATCTTGGGGACCTTCACCATTCCTCTGCCGTTTTTCATCAAGAAGATGGGGTTGATTTAGGCTCAA GTTCAATGTACAGTGTGAAGTCAAACAATGTTGTTGGTGGCAGTAACATGCAATATGGGACATTGAGCACg AATGTTGGGTCTTCGGAGATTGGTTCAAGTGGGGGAGGGTGCATGGATACAGGGCTTCAACTGATGTACCACAAAGGAGTAGTTATGCCAACCTTGCCTTTGGGGAATGGTCATGTTGACAATTGGGCTGATTCAGGCATAGCGGATAATAGCCAGCATACTGATGATACTTCCACAGATATTGACACTGATGATAGAATCCAA TGCAATAGAGTTAAGAATGGTTCGCGTATGGTTATGCACTCCAAGGATAAGACAAAGGTCAAACCTGAAGATCAGAAG ACCCTTCGTAGACTGGCTCAGAATCGGGAGGCTGCAAAGAAGAGTCGGTTAAGGAAAAAG GGTATATGTATTGCGGCTGAAGGGGATCAGGGTCGTTTGGCTGTTGGAAATG GTGCCTTAGCATTTGACATGGACTATGCTCACTGGGTGGATGAACACCAACGTCTGCTCAATGATCTAAGATTGGCTATAAATTCTCAAATGAGTGATGATGAGTTACATATCCTTGTTGAAGGTGTCATGGAACATTATAATGACTTATTTAGGTTAAAGAGAATAGGAGCAAAGGCTGATATATTTCACATACTTTATGGAATGTGGAAAAGTCCAGTAGAAAGACGTTTTATGTGGCTTGGTGGATTCCGTTCATCTGAACTACTCAAG ATCATCATGAACCACCTTGAGCCATTGACAGAGCAACAGTTGTTCGGCATTTGTACTTTGCAAAAATCTTCTCTCCAGTCTGAGGATGCTTTAAATCAAGGCATGGAAGCATTGCAGCAATATCTTGTAGAAACACTTTCCTCCACCTCCCTAGGACCCACTGGTTGTGGAAATGTTGCTGATTACATGGGCCAAATGGCTCTTGCAATGGGCAAGCTTGGTGAACTGGAGGGTCTCCTTCATCAG GCTGATCTCTTGAAGCAACATACTCTTCAACGGTTGCAACAAATTTTGACGACACGACAAACTGCCCGAGCACTCCTTGTCCAAAATGATTTCATTTCAAGACTAAGAGCACTTAGTTCATTATGGTTGGCACGCCCTAGAGAATAG